Proteins from a genomic interval of Euwallacea fornicatus isolate EFF26 chromosome 37, ASM4011564v1, whole genome shotgun sequence:
- the Ddr gene encoding discoidin domain-containing receptor 2 isoform X1, with product MTTRGRRPSAPLLPVLVLCLLHQVPALELEEACFGPLGLESGKIQDSALSASTSYDSGSVGPHHGRLRNNKQGGAWCPRHMVSRNSREFLEIDMGQLHVLTGVRTQGRYGNGQGQEYAEQYMIEYWRSSIGKWVRWKDRTGKELLSGNADTSTIVEQTLDPPPICSKVRILPYSDHVRTVCMRVELTGCSWKDGLQAYSMPQGVKRGDLDLSDKSYDGSEENGYLSQGLGQLTDGTLGNDNFKLDLKGLGKGYEWIGWRNDSVGWAGMPLELLFQFDVVRNFSAAHLYTNNMFTKDVQVFSHARAFFSLNALKFSPEPVHFSYMPDLVMEHSRNVTIKLHQRIGKFLKLQLYFASKWILLSEVSFDSSLVKKNFSEELDLEASPEFPLQRDEDKREPARNLIYIEESSSSTSHQQDQPPHPNGYIGIVIGILAMVILVLVAAITLIIFKSRRNKILVGSEKETIGDERKAVCEKGDVLMYSQHSSSIFSNYEDLVSESYLPEPPPVPPPPRNYLSPSFSPQEDKCPIKEVSSEKLRVIEKIGKGQFGELHLCHLSDLGLCVLYSLEDQERLNEFRGEIGSISRLQHPNVALLLGASLQQPPFFALREYAQYGDLCQFLQDHVAESATAINASVLSYGCLIYMATQIASGMEHLELRGFVHKDLAARNCLVGKNYEVKISDLGRHREVYSQDYCPEGVPLRWMAWESALLGNFTSKSDVWAFAVLMWEILTFAREQPFECLSDDKVLENLAHFYQNDGEYEFLNVPHNCPKEIYDLMVECWNRNESDRPAFREIHLFLQRKNLGFEPTEEAH from the exons ATGACAACGCGCGGACGCCGTCCGAGTGCCCCTCTCCTACCGGTACTCGTTCTCTGTCTCCTCCACCAGGTACCCGCACTGGAACTTG aagAAGCCTGTTTCGGGCCCTTGGGCCTCGAATCCGGCAAGATCCAGGACTCGGCCCTTTCCGCCAGCACCAGTTATGACTCCGGCAGCGTCGGTCCTCATCACGGCAG ATTGAGGAACAACAAACAAGGCGGCGCTTGGTGTCCGCGCCACATGGTCTCCAGGAATTCCAGGGAGTTTCTGGAAATCGACATGGGACAGCTGCACGTACTGACAG GGGTCAGAACCCAGGGCCGCTACGGAAACGGACAAGGGCAGGAGTATGCCGAACAATACATGATCGAGTACTGGAGGTCCAGCATCGGGAAGTGGGTCAGATGGAAGGACCGCACTGGCAAAGAG CTGCTGTCCGGTAACGCGGACACCTCCACCATTGTGGAACAGACCCTGGACCCACCTCCCATTTGCTCTAAAGTTAGGATCCTGCCCTACAGCGACCACGTGCGCACCGTCTGCATGAGAGTGGAGCTGACCGGATGCTCTTGGAAAG ATGGCTTGCAGGCTTACAGCATGCCTCAAGGGGTGAAAAGAGGAGATCTGGACCTTAGCGACAAATCTTACGATGGCTCCGAGGAGAACGGCTACCTTTCGCAGGGCTTAGGGCAGCTAACCGACGGGACGCTCGGAAATGACAATTTCAAGCTGGACCTAAAGGGCTTAGGCAAAG GTTACGAGTGGATCGGCTGGCGGAACGATTCGGTGGGATGGGCGGGAATGCCCCTCGAACTGCTCTTCCAGTTCGATGTGGTGCGCAACTTCTCTGCCGCTCATTTGTACACCAACAACATGTTCACCAAAGACGTGCAG GTGTTCTCCCACGCCAGAGCTTTCTTCAGTTTGAACGCTCTCAAGTTCAGCCCCGAGCCTGTGCACTTTTCCTACATGCCAGACTTGGTGATGGAGCATTCCAGAAATGTCACCATCAAGCTGCACCAGAGAATTGGGAAATTCCTGAAGCTGCAGCTTTATTTCGCTAGTAAATGGATTTTACTTAGCGAAGTTTCCTTTGACTCGTCGTTGGTCAAGAAGAACTTCAGTGAGGAGCTGGATTTGGAGGCCTCTCCAGAGTTCCCTTTGCAGAGAGACGAGGACAAAAGGGAACCTGCCAG GAACTTGATCTACATCGAAGAGTCCTCTTCCTCCACCTCTCATCAGCAAGATCAGCCTCCTCACCCTAACGGCTACATAGGAATCGTCATCGGCATCCTCGCAATGGTGATACTGGTTCTGGTGGCCGCGATCACCCTCATAATCTTCAAATCCCGCAGAAACAAGATTCTTGTAGGAAGCGAGAAG GAGACCATCGGGGATGAAAGAAAGGCCGTTTGCGAGAAGGGCGATGTCTTGATGTACAGCCAACACAGCTCTTCcatattttctaattatgaGG ATTTGGTGTCCGAGAGCTACCTGCCCGAACCGCCCCCGGTGCCGCCACCCCCGAGAAACTATCTCTCTCCCTCGTTCAG TCCGCAGGAGGACAAGTGTCCGATTAAGGAAGTCTCGAGTGAAAAATTGCGGGTGATCGAAAAAATCGGAAAAGGGCAGTTTGGGGAGCTGCATTTGTGCCACTTGAGCGATTTGGGGCTCTGCGTGCTCTATAGCCTGGAGGATCAGGAGCGCTTGAACGAATTTAGGGG AGAAATTGGCTCAATATCCCGTCTGCAACACCCCAACGTGGCTCTCCTGCTCGGGGCCTCCCTGCAACAGCCCCCTTTCTTCGCTCTGAGGGAGTACGCACAATACGGGGACTTGTGCCAGTTTTTGCAGGATCACGTAGCGGAATCCGCAACTGCCATTAACGCCAGCGTATTGAG CTATGGATGCCTGATTTACATGGCCACCCAAATCGCTTCTGGCATGGAGCACTTGGAACTCCGCGGATTCGTGCACAAAGATCTGGCAGCCAG GAACTGCCTAGTCGGAAAGAACTACGAAGTGAAAATATCGGATTTGGGCCGACACAGAGAGGTGTACTCGCAAGACTACTGCCCAGAGGGGGTGCCCCTGAGGTGGATGGCATGGGAGAGCGCCCTTTTG GGCAATTTCACTAGTAAAAGCGACGTGTGGGCCTTCGCCGTGCTGATGTGGGAGATTCTCACCTTTGCCAGAGAGCAGCCCTTTGAGTGCTTGTCCGATGATAAAGTGTTGGAGAACCTGGCCCATTTCTATCAGAACGATGGAGAGTAT GAGTTCTTGAATGTGCCCCACAACTGCCCCAAAGAGATCTACGACCTGATGGTGGAGTGTTGGAACCGAAACGAGTCGGACAGGCCCGCATTCAGGgaaattcatttgtttttgcaGCGCAAGAACTTGGGCTTCGAGCCCACCGAGGAGGCGCACTGA
- the Ddr gene encoding discoidin domain-containing receptor 2 isoform X2, translating into MTTRGRRPSAPLLPVLVLCLLHQVPALELEACFGPLGLESGKIQDSALSASTSYDSGSVGPHHGRLRNNKQGGAWCPRHMVSRNSREFLEIDMGQLHVLTGVRTQGRYGNGQGQEYAEQYMIEYWRSSIGKWVRWKDRTGKELLSGNADTSTIVEQTLDPPPICSKVRILPYSDHVRTVCMRVELTGCSWKDGLQAYSMPQGVKRGDLDLSDKSYDGSEENGYLSQGLGQLTDGTLGNDNFKLDLKGLGKGYEWIGWRNDSVGWAGMPLELLFQFDVVRNFSAAHLYTNNMFTKDVQVFSHARAFFSLNALKFSPEPVHFSYMPDLVMEHSRNVTIKLHQRIGKFLKLQLYFASKWILLSEVSFDSSLVKKNFSEELDLEASPEFPLQRDEDKREPARNLIYIEESSSSTSHQQDQPPHPNGYIGIVIGILAMVILVLVAAITLIIFKSRRNKILVGSEKETIGDERKAVCEKGDVLMYSQHSSSIFSNYEDLVSESYLPEPPPVPPPPRNYLSPSFSPQEDKCPIKEVSSEKLRVIEKIGKGQFGELHLCHLSDLGLCVLYSLEDQERLNEFRGEIGSISRLQHPNVALLLGASLQQPPFFALREYAQYGDLCQFLQDHVAESATAINASVLSYGCLIYMATQIASGMEHLELRGFVHKDLAARNCLVGKNYEVKISDLGRHREVYSQDYCPEGVPLRWMAWESALLGNFTSKSDVWAFAVLMWEILTFAREQPFECLSDDKVLENLAHFYQNDGEYEFLNVPHNCPKEIYDLMVECWNRNESDRPAFREIHLFLQRKNLGFEPTEEAH; encoded by the exons ATGACAACGCGCGGACGCCGTCCGAGTGCCCCTCTCCTACCGGTACTCGTTCTCTGTCTCCTCCACCAGGTACCCGCACTGGAACTTG AAGCCTGTTTCGGGCCCTTGGGCCTCGAATCCGGCAAGATCCAGGACTCGGCCCTTTCCGCCAGCACCAGTTATGACTCCGGCAGCGTCGGTCCTCATCACGGCAG ATTGAGGAACAACAAACAAGGCGGCGCTTGGTGTCCGCGCCACATGGTCTCCAGGAATTCCAGGGAGTTTCTGGAAATCGACATGGGACAGCTGCACGTACTGACAG GGGTCAGAACCCAGGGCCGCTACGGAAACGGACAAGGGCAGGAGTATGCCGAACAATACATGATCGAGTACTGGAGGTCCAGCATCGGGAAGTGGGTCAGATGGAAGGACCGCACTGGCAAAGAG CTGCTGTCCGGTAACGCGGACACCTCCACCATTGTGGAACAGACCCTGGACCCACCTCCCATTTGCTCTAAAGTTAGGATCCTGCCCTACAGCGACCACGTGCGCACCGTCTGCATGAGAGTGGAGCTGACCGGATGCTCTTGGAAAG ATGGCTTGCAGGCTTACAGCATGCCTCAAGGGGTGAAAAGAGGAGATCTGGACCTTAGCGACAAATCTTACGATGGCTCCGAGGAGAACGGCTACCTTTCGCAGGGCTTAGGGCAGCTAACCGACGGGACGCTCGGAAATGACAATTTCAAGCTGGACCTAAAGGGCTTAGGCAAAG GTTACGAGTGGATCGGCTGGCGGAACGATTCGGTGGGATGGGCGGGAATGCCCCTCGAACTGCTCTTCCAGTTCGATGTGGTGCGCAACTTCTCTGCCGCTCATTTGTACACCAACAACATGTTCACCAAAGACGTGCAG GTGTTCTCCCACGCCAGAGCTTTCTTCAGTTTGAACGCTCTCAAGTTCAGCCCCGAGCCTGTGCACTTTTCCTACATGCCAGACTTGGTGATGGAGCATTCCAGAAATGTCACCATCAAGCTGCACCAGAGAATTGGGAAATTCCTGAAGCTGCAGCTTTATTTCGCTAGTAAATGGATTTTACTTAGCGAAGTTTCCTTTGACTCGTCGTTGGTCAAGAAGAACTTCAGTGAGGAGCTGGATTTGGAGGCCTCTCCAGAGTTCCCTTTGCAGAGAGACGAGGACAAAAGGGAACCTGCCAG GAACTTGATCTACATCGAAGAGTCCTCTTCCTCCACCTCTCATCAGCAAGATCAGCCTCCTCACCCTAACGGCTACATAGGAATCGTCATCGGCATCCTCGCAATGGTGATACTGGTTCTGGTGGCCGCGATCACCCTCATAATCTTCAAATCCCGCAGAAACAAGATTCTTGTAGGAAGCGAGAAG GAGACCATCGGGGATGAAAGAAAGGCCGTTTGCGAGAAGGGCGATGTCTTGATGTACAGCCAACACAGCTCTTCcatattttctaattatgaGG ATTTGGTGTCCGAGAGCTACCTGCCCGAACCGCCCCCGGTGCCGCCACCCCCGAGAAACTATCTCTCTCCCTCGTTCAG TCCGCAGGAGGACAAGTGTCCGATTAAGGAAGTCTCGAGTGAAAAATTGCGGGTGATCGAAAAAATCGGAAAAGGGCAGTTTGGGGAGCTGCATTTGTGCCACTTGAGCGATTTGGGGCTCTGCGTGCTCTATAGCCTGGAGGATCAGGAGCGCTTGAACGAATTTAGGGG AGAAATTGGCTCAATATCCCGTCTGCAACACCCCAACGTGGCTCTCCTGCTCGGGGCCTCCCTGCAACAGCCCCCTTTCTTCGCTCTGAGGGAGTACGCACAATACGGGGACTTGTGCCAGTTTTTGCAGGATCACGTAGCGGAATCCGCAACTGCCATTAACGCCAGCGTATTGAG CTATGGATGCCTGATTTACATGGCCACCCAAATCGCTTCTGGCATGGAGCACTTGGAACTCCGCGGATTCGTGCACAAAGATCTGGCAGCCAG GAACTGCCTAGTCGGAAAGAACTACGAAGTGAAAATATCGGATTTGGGCCGACACAGAGAGGTGTACTCGCAAGACTACTGCCCAGAGGGGGTGCCCCTGAGGTGGATGGCATGGGAGAGCGCCCTTTTG GGCAATTTCACTAGTAAAAGCGACGTGTGGGCCTTCGCCGTGCTGATGTGGGAGATTCTCACCTTTGCCAGAGAGCAGCCCTTTGAGTGCTTGTCCGATGATAAAGTGTTGGAGAACCTGGCCCATTTCTATCAGAACGATGGAGAGTAT GAGTTCTTGAATGTGCCCCACAACTGCCCCAAAGAGATCTACGACCTGATGGTGGAGTGTTGGAACCGAAACGAGTCGGACAGGCCCGCATTCAGGgaaattcatttgtttttgcaGCGCAAGAACTTGGGCTTCGAGCCCACCGAGGAGGCGCACTGA